A genomic window from Streptomyces mirabilis includes:
- the thrC gene encoding threonine synthase, protein MAAQTVASSTVASTTNPVAGDTTTVVGVDLGPAAALSCRECGHRVPLGPVFACEECFGPLEIAYDFSAYETEELRARIEAGPANIWRYAPLLPVPADVADKPNINPGWTKLVKADNLARELGVEAGKLFVKDDSGNPTHSFKDRVVAQAIEAARAFDFTTLSCSSTGNLAGAVGAAAARAGFRSCVFIPHDLEQGKVVMAAIYGGELVGIEGNYDDVNRFCSELIGDPAGEGWGFVNVNLRPYYAEGSKTLAYEICEQLGWKLPDQLVIPIASGSQLTKIDKGLQELIKLGLVEDKPYKIFGAQAEGCSPVSVAYKAGHDVVRPQKPNTIAKSLAIGNPADGPYVLDIARRTGGAVEDVNDEQVVDAITLLARTEGIFAETAGGVTVGVTKKLIENGLLDPTLTTVVLNTGDGLKTLDAVAGTGLTATIRPSLESFREAGLA, encoded by the coding sequence ATGGCTGCGCAGACTGTTGCAAGTTCGACTGTTGCAAGCACCACGAACCCTGTCGCGGGCGACACCACCACCGTAGTCGGTGTGGATCTCGGACCCGCCGCCGCGCTTTCCTGCCGCGAGTGCGGGCACCGCGTGCCGCTCGGCCCGGTCTTCGCCTGCGAGGAGTGTTTCGGCCCGCTGGAGATCGCGTACGACTTCTCCGCCTACGAAACCGAAGAACTCCGGGCTCGCATCGAAGCGGGCCCCGCGAACATCTGGCGCTATGCGCCGCTGCTGCCTGTCCCGGCCGACGTCGCCGACAAGCCGAACATCAACCCCGGCTGGACCAAGCTCGTCAAGGCCGACAACCTCGCCCGCGAGCTGGGCGTCGAGGCCGGCAAGCTCTTCGTCAAGGACGACTCGGGCAACCCGACGCACTCCTTCAAGGACCGCGTCGTCGCCCAGGCCATCGAGGCCGCCCGCGCGTTCGACTTCACGACCCTGTCCTGCTCCTCCACCGGCAACCTCGCCGGCGCCGTGGGCGCCGCCGCCGCCCGCGCCGGTTTCCGCTCCTGCGTGTTCATCCCGCACGACCTGGAGCAGGGCAAGGTCGTCATGGCCGCGATCTACGGCGGCGAGCTCGTCGGCATCGAGGGCAACTACGACGACGTGAACCGCTTCTGCTCCGAGCTGATCGGCGACCCGGCCGGCGAGGGCTGGGGCTTCGTCAACGTCAACCTGCGGCCGTACTACGCGGAGGGCTCCAAGACCCTCGCGTACGAGATCTGCGAGCAGCTGGGGTGGAAGCTCCCCGACCAGCTGGTGATCCCCATCGCCTCCGGCTCCCAGCTCACGAAGATCGACAAGGGTCTTCAGGAGCTGATCAAGCTCGGACTGGTCGAGGACAAGCCGTACAAGATCTTCGGTGCCCAGGCCGAGGGCTGCTCGCCGGTGTCCGTCGCCTACAAGGCGGGCCACGACGTCGTACGGCCCCAGAAGCCGAACACCATCGCCAAGTCGCTCGCCATCGGCAACCCGGCCGACGGGCCGTACGTGCTGGACATCGCGCGGCGCACGGGTGGGGCCGTGGAGGACGTGAACGACGAGCAGGTCGTCGACGCGATCACGTTGCTCGCCCGTACGGAGGGCATCTTCGCGGAGACCGCCGGTGGTGTGACGGTGGGCGTGACGAAGAAGCTGATCGAGAACGGGCTGCTGGACCCGACGCTGACCACCGTCGTCCTGAACACCGGTGATGGTCTGAAGACGCTGGATGCGGTGGCCGGTACGGGGCTCACGGCGACGATTCGCCCCAGCCTCGAGTCCTTCCGGGAAGCTGGGCTCGCGTAA
- the otsB gene encoding trehalose-phosphatase, with the protein MGSHSENAEFPDLTDPLPTPVTPAGRDGLDAILTRPDRAVIALDFDGTLAPIVADPEQARAHPDAVPALAALAPKVASVAVVTGRPAGVAVRHGGFAGVPGLDHLVVLGHYGAERWDARTGTVNAPAPHPGVAAVRAELPGVLDGIGAWHGTWIEEKGRAVAVHTRRAEDPQAAFEALREPLTDLATRHGLIVEPGRMVLELRPPGMDKGVALLEYVREVQAEAVMYAGDDLGDLPAFAAVDKLRSDGVPGLLVCSGSAEVTELAERADLVVDGPAGVVRLLMALASRLDR; encoded by the coding sequence ATGGGCAGCCACTCGGAAAACGCGGAATTCCCGGACCTCACGGACCCCTTGCCGACACCCGTGACCCCCGCCGGACGCGACGGTCTCGACGCCATCCTCACCCGGCCCGACCGGGCCGTCATCGCGCTCGACTTCGACGGAACACTCGCCCCCATCGTCGCCGACCCGGAGCAGGCCCGCGCCCACCCCGACGCGGTCCCCGCCCTCGCGGCCCTCGCCCCGAAGGTCGCCTCCGTCGCCGTCGTCACCGGCCGCCCGGCCGGCGTGGCGGTCCGCCACGGTGGTTTCGCGGGTGTCCCGGGCCTCGACCACCTCGTCGTCCTCGGCCACTACGGCGCCGAACGCTGGGACGCCCGCACCGGTACCGTCAACGCCCCCGCCCCGCACCCCGGCGTCGCCGCCGTCCGCGCCGAGCTGCCCGGGGTCCTCGACGGGATCGGCGCCTGGCACGGCACCTGGATCGAGGAGAAGGGCCGCGCGGTCGCGGTCCACACCCGCCGCGCGGAGGACCCCCAGGCCGCGTTCGAGGCACTGCGCGAACCCCTCACCGACCTCGCCACCCGCCACGGCCTGATCGTCGAACCCGGTCGGATGGTCCTCGAACTCCGTCCTCCGGGCATGGACAAGGGCGTCGCCCTCCTGGAGTACGTCCGCGAGGTCCAGGCCGAAGCCGTCATGTACGCCGGCGACGACCTGGGCGACCTCCCCGCCTTCGCCGCCGTCGACAAACTCCGCTCGGACGGCGTCCCGGGCCTGCTGGTGTGCAGCGGCAGCGCGGAAGTCACCGAACTGGCCGAACGAGCGGATCTCGTCGTCGACGGCCCCGCGGGAGTCGTGCGCCTGCTGATGGCATTGGCGAGTCGCCTGGACCGTTGA
- a CDS encoding ABC transporter substrate-binding protein translates to MTATLAGCGGSAGSGDVTLRLVAADYGDSKANSSQKYWDELVKAYEAGHPGTKVEVTVYPWTDVDRKVKEMVARGDAPDMAQIGAYADYADKGELYKAEEVLSIPVQADFVAQLTDAGKMNRVQYGMPFAASTRLLFFNKRLFAAAGLSAPTTWSELAADAQALKARGVKIPYALPLGPEEAQAETMQWLLSGGDGYTDDVGTYSLDSAQNVATLTWLKDDLVGKGLTGPVAPAKLNRADAFAAFARGEVGMLNGHPTLMKMAADKGVKFGMVPMPGVSGKSRATMGVADWMMAFKKNGHREQIGTFLDYVYSEKNVLAFSHEYDLLPVTTSASEAMAADSDDADLTPFLDELPSSQLYPVGKTSWAAVSADIKEQIGKAVSPDGSPAGTLGSLQQRATTMDSAG, encoded by the coding sequence GGGACGAGCTCGTGAAGGCGTACGAGGCCGGCCACCCCGGGACCAAGGTCGAGGTCACCGTCTATCCGTGGACGGACGTCGACCGCAAGGTCAAGGAGATGGTGGCGCGGGGCGACGCCCCCGACATGGCGCAGATCGGCGCGTACGCCGACTACGCCGACAAGGGCGAGCTGTACAAGGCCGAAGAGGTGCTCTCCATACCCGTCCAGGCCGACTTCGTCGCGCAGCTCACCGATGCGGGGAAGATGAACCGGGTGCAGTACGGCATGCCGTTCGCGGCCTCCACCCGGCTGCTCTTCTTCAACAAGAGGCTGTTCGCCGCCGCGGGTCTCAGCGCGCCGACGACCTGGAGCGAGCTGGCCGCAGACGCGCAGGCGCTGAAGGCGCGGGGAGTGAAGATCCCGTACGCGCTGCCCCTCGGTCCGGAGGAGGCTCAGGCCGAGACCATGCAGTGGCTGCTGAGCGGCGGCGACGGCTACACCGACGACGTCGGCACCTACAGCCTCGACTCCGCCCAGAACGTCGCCACCCTCACCTGGCTCAAGGACGACCTGGTCGGCAAGGGGCTGACCGGACCGGTCGCGCCCGCGAAGCTCAATCGTGCGGACGCCTTCGCGGCGTTCGCGCGCGGCGAGGTCGGGATGCTCAACGGGCACCCCACGCTGATGAAGATGGCCGCCGACAAGGGCGTGAAGTTCGGAATGGTGCCGATGCCCGGCGTCAGCGGGAAGAGCCGGGCCACGATGGGTGTCGCCGACTGGATGATGGCCTTCAAGAAGAACGGCCACCGGGAACAGATCGGTACGTTCCTCGACTACGTCTACAGCGAGAAGAACGTGCTCGCCTTCTCGCACGAGTACGACCTGCTGCCGGTCACGACGTCCGCGTCCGAGGCGATGGCGGCGGACAGCGACGACGCGGACCTCACCCCGTTCCTGGACGAGCTCCCCTCCTCCCAGCTCTATCCGGTCGGCAAGACGTCCTGGGCCGCCGTCAGCGCCGATATCAAGGAGCAGATCGGCAAGGCGGTCTCCCCGGACGGCAGCCCGGCCGGGACCCTCGGCTCGCTCCAGCAGAGGGCGACCACGATGGACTCCGCGGGGTAG
- a CDS encoding ubiquitin-like small modifier protein 1 — MSVSVRIPTILRTYTGGRAEVTAEGATLGEVIADLEKNHTGIAARVLDDQGKLRRFVNVYVNDDDVRFEQGLETATPDGAGVSIIPAVAGG, encoded by the coding sequence ATGAGCGTTTCCGTCCGCATCCCCACCATCCTGCGCACCTACACCGGTGGTCGGGCCGAGGTGACGGCCGAGGGTGCGACCCTCGGTGAGGTCATCGCGGATCTGGAGAAGAACCACACGGGTATCGCCGCGCGCGTCCTGGACGACCAGGGCAAGCTGCGCCGGTTCGTCAACGTCTACGTCAACGACGACGACGTCCGTTTCGAGCAGGGTCTGGAGACGGCGACGCCGGACGGCGCGGGCGTCTCGATCATCCCCGCCGTCGCCGGAGGCTGA
- a CDS encoding trehalose-6-phosphate synthase, whose protein sequence is MASTQGAHNILVASNRGPVTYEVQENGSLRARRGGGGLVSGLSAIGPDAGALWVCSALGDGDREAVRRGIAEDGVRMLDIDADVHADAYNGIANSMLWFVHHMLYQTPLEPVFDAEFRRQWASYEAYNRAFAEALAAEAARGAVAIVQDYHLTLVPGMLRELRPDLRIGHFSHTPWAPVDYFRMLPDDIAEQVLRGMLGADRLGFLTQRWADAFTACCDALVGGLGDTRIGVHGLGADADFLRRRSHEADVADRMATLREQIGEGRRTIVRVDRTELSKNIVRGLLAYRQLLEDHPEWRERVVHVAFAYPSRQDLAVYRDYTAEVQRVATEINSQYGTPGWTPVVLHVKDDFARSLAAYRLADVALVNPIRDGMNLVAKEVPVVSDEGCVLVLSREAGAYEELGEDAVVVNPYDVVGTARALDAALTMPVGERAERTKRLAAAGTALPPAQWFLEQLRELEG, encoded by the coding sequence ATGGCTTCAACGCAAGGCGCCCACAACATCCTCGTCGCGTCCAACCGCGGCCCGGTCACCTACGAGGTCCAAGAGAACGGCTCGCTGCGCGCCAGGCGCGGTGGCGGCGGGCTGGTCTCGGGCCTCTCCGCGATCGGGCCGGACGCGGGGGCCCTGTGGGTGTGCTCGGCGCTCGGCGACGGCGACCGCGAGGCGGTCCGGCGCGGGATCGCCGAGGACGGCGTACGGATGCTGGACATCGACGCCGACGTACACGCGGACGCCTACAACGGCATCGCGAACTCCATGCTGTGGTTCGTCCACCACATGCTGTACCAGACCCCGCTGGAGCCGGTCTTCGACGCGGAGTTCCGGCGCCAGTGGGCGTCGTACGAGGCGTACAACCGCGCGTTCGCCGAAGCGCTGGCCGCGGAGGCGGCGCGGGGCGCGGTGGCGATCGTCCAGGACTACCACCTGACCCTCGTCCCCGGGATGCTCCGCGAGCTCCGCCCCGACCTGCGGATCGGTCACTTCTCGCACACCCCCTGGGCGCCGGTCGACTACTTCCGGATGCTGCCCGACGACATCGCCGAACAGGTGCTGCGCGGCATGCTCGGCGCGGACCGGCTCGGCTTCCTCACCCAGCGCTGGGCGGACGCGTTCACCGCCTGCTGCGACGCGCTCGTCGGCGGTCTCGGCGACACCCGGATCGGCGTGCACGGGCTCGGCGCGGACGCGGACTTCCTGCGCAGGCGCTCGCACGAGGCGGACGTCGCGGACCGCATGGCCACGCTGCGCGAGCAGATCGGCGAGGGCCGCAGGACGATCGTGCGGGTCGACCGGACCGAGCTGTCGAAGAACATCGTGCGGGGCCTGCTGGCGTACCGGCAGCTGCTGGAGGACCACCCGGAGTGGCGCGAGCGCGTCGTCCACGTGGCCTTCGCCTACCCCTCCCGCCAGGACCTGGCCGTCTACCGCGACTACACGGCCGAGGTCCAGCGGGTGGCGACCGAGATCAACTCCCAGTACGGGACACCGGGCTGGACCCCGGTCGTCCTCCACGTCAAGGACGACTTCGCCCGTTCCCTGGCCGCGTACCGGCTCGCCGACGTCGCCCTCGTCAACCCCATCCGCGACGGCATGAACCTCGTCGCCAAGGAGGTGCCGGTCGTCTCCGACGAGGGGTGCGTGCTGGTGCTCTCCCGGGAGGCGGGGGCGTACGAGGAGCTGGGCGAGGACGCGGTGGTGGTGAACCCCTACGACGTGGTCGGCACCGCGCGGGCGCTGGACGCGGCGCTGACCATGCCGGTGGGGGAACGGGCGGAACGTACGAAGCGGTTGGCTGCCGCCGGGACGGCGTTGCCTCCGGCGCAGTGGTTTCTTGAGCAGTTGCGGGAGTTGGAGGGATAA
- a CDS encoding DUF3263 domain-containing protein codes for MDELSGRERGILAMERRSFAGPGAKERAIRERLGLAPVRYYQLLNALLDDPRALAHDPITVNRLRRIRDTRRAER; via the coding sequence ATGGACGAACTGAGCGGGAGGGAGCGGGGGATCCTCGCCATGGAGCGCCGTTCCTTCGCGGGGCCCGGCGCGAAGGAACGAGCGATACGCGAGCGACTCGGCCTCGCCCCCGTCCGCTACTACCAACTCCTCAACGCCCTCCTCGACGACCCCCGCGCCCTCGCCCACGACCCGATCACGGTGAACCGCCTCCGCCGCATCCGGGACACCCGCCGCGCGGAACGCTGA
- a CDS encoding cold-shock protein, producing the protein MAQGTVKWFNAEKGYGFIAVDGGADVFVHYSAIQMDGYRTLEEGQRVDFEISQGQKGPQADMVRLATS; encoded by the coding sequence ATGGCTCAGGGCACCGTCAAGTGGTTCAACGCGGAGAAGGGGTACGGCTTCATCGCGGTCGACGGTGGTGCGGATGTTTTCGTCCACTACAGCGCGATTCAGATGGACGGCTACCGCACCCTGGAAGAGGGTCAGCGGGTCGATTTCGAGATCTCGCAGGGCCAGAAAGGGCCGCAGGCGGACATGGTCCGACTCGCGACCAGCTGA
- a CDS encoding glucosyl-3-phosphoglycerate synthase translates to MLKETERWLSNRSWSVTDRPLHRLMSAKRATGSSVSVVLPALNEEETVGEIVAIIRHDLMQQVPLVDEIVVVDSGSTDRTSQVAAAAGARVVHRDEILPRIPTVPGKGEVLWRSLLVTSGDIVCFIDADLKEFSSDFVSGIVGPLLTEPGVDLVKAMYDRPLGGTAGQGGRVTELMARPLLNMHWPQLAGFVQPLGGEYAARRSLLEQLPFPVGYGVELGMLVDALHLVGLDALAQVDVGVRKHRHQDGQALGRMSAAIYRTAQLRLARGHLIRPALTQFERGGDGFEPRTYSVDTEERPPMVEISEYQKRRAA, encoded by the coding sequence GTGCTGAAGGAAACTGAGCGCTGGCTGAGCAATCGCTCCTGGTCCGTGACCGATCGCCCGCTCCACAGACTCATGTCCGCCAAACGGGCCACGGGTTCCTCGGTGAGCGTCGTCCTGCCTGCGCTGAACGAGGAGGAGACGGTCGGCGAGATCGTCGCCATCATCCGCCACGACCTGATGCAGCAGGTGCCCCTCGTCGACGAGATCGTCGTCGTCGACTCGGGCTCCACCGACCGCACCTCGCAGGTGGCCGCCGCGGCGGGCGCGCGCGTGGTGCACCGGGACGAGATCCTGCCGCGCATCCCGACCGTGCCCGGCAAGGGCGAGGTGCTGTGGCGCTCCCTCCTCGTGACGAGCGGGGACATCGTCTGTTTCATCGACGCGGACCTGAAGGAGTTCTCCTCGGACTTCGTCTCCGGGATCGTGGGGCCGCTGCTCACCGAGCCCGGCGTGGACCTCGTCAAGGCGATGTACGACCGTCCGCTCGGCGGTACGGCGGGGCAGGGCGGCCGGGTCACCGAACTCATGGCCCGCCCCCTCCTCAACATGCACTGGCCGCAGCTGGCCGGCTTCGTGCAGCCGCTCGGCGGGGAGTACGCGGCCCGCCGCTCGCTGCTCGAACAGCTCCCCTTCCCCGTCGGGTACGGGGTCGAGCTGGGCATGCTGGTCGACGCCCTGCACCTGGTGGGCCTGGACGCGCTCGCCCAGGTCGACGTGGGCGTGCGCAAGCACCGCCACCAGGACGGGCAGGCGCTGGGCCGGATGTCCGCCGCGATCTACCGCACGGCCCAGCTCCGGCTGGCCCGCGGCCACCTGATCCGCCCGGCCCTCACCCAGTTCGAACGGGGCGGGGACGGTTTCGAGCCGCGCACGTACTCGGTGGACACGGAGGAACGTCCTCCGATGGTCGAAATCTCCGAGTACCAGAAACGAAGGGCGGCGTAA
- the groL gene encoding chaperonin GroEL (60 kDa chaperone family; promotes refolding of misfolded polypeptides especially under stressful conditions; forms two stacked rings of heptamers to form a barrel-shaped 14mer; ends can be capped by GroES; misfolded proteins enter the barrel where they are refolded when GroES binds) encodes MAKIIAFDEEARRGLERGMNQLADAVKVTLGPKGRNVVLEKKWGAPTITNDGVSIAKEIELEDPYEKIGAELVKEVAKKTDDVAGDGTTTATVLAQALVREGLRNVAAGANPMALKRGIEKAVEAVSGALLEQAKDVETKEQIASTASISAADTQIGELIAEAMDKVGKEGVITVEESQTFGLELELTEGMRFDKGYISAYFATDMERMEAVLDDPYILIANSKISNVKDLLPLLEKVMQSGKPLLIIAEDVEGEALSTLVVNKIRGTFKSVAVKAPGFGDRRKAMLGDIAILTGGEVISEEVGLKLENAGLDLLGRARKVVITKDETTIVDGSGSADQVQGRVNQIRAEIENSDSDYDREKLQERLAKLAGGVAVIKAGAATEVELKERKHRIEDAVRNAKAAVEEGIVAGGGVALIQASSVFEKLELSGDEATGANAVRLALEAPLKQIAVNGGLEGGVIVEKVRNLPVGHGLNAATGEYVDMIAEGIIDPAKVTRSALQNAASIAALFLTTEAVIADKPEKASAAAPGGMPGGDMDF; translated from the coding sequence ATGGCCAAGATCATCGCGTTCGACGAGGAGGCACGGCGCGGTCTCGAGCGCGGGATGAACCAGCTCGCCGACGCCGTCAAGGTCACCCTTGGCCCCAAGGGCCGCAACGTCGTCCTCGAGAAGAAGTGGGGCGCCCCCACGATCACCAACGATGGTGTTTCCATCGCCAAGGAGATCGAGCTCGAGGACCCGTACGAGAAGATCGGCGCCGAGCTGGTCAAGGAAGTCGCCAAGAAGACGGACGACGTCGCCGGTGACGGTACGACCACGGCGACCGTGCTCGCCCAGGCGCTCGTCCGCGAGGGCCTGCGCAACGTAGCCGCCGGCGCCAACCCGATGGCTCTCAAGCGTGGTATCGAGAAGGCCGTCGAGGCCGTCTCCGGTGCCCTCCTCGAGCAGGCCAAGGATGTCGAGACCAAGGAGCAGATCGCTTCCACGGCCTCCATCTCCGCCGCCGACACCCAGATCGGCGAGCTCATCGCCGAGGCGATGGACAAGGTCGGCAAGGAAGGCGTCATCACCGTCGAGGAGTCCCAGACCTTCGGTCTGGAGCTTGAGCTCACCGAGGGTATGCGCTTCGACAAGGGCTACATCTCGGCGTACTTCGCCACCGACATGGAGCGTATGGAGGCCGTCCTCGACGACCCGTACATCCTGATCGCCAACTCGAAGATCAGCAACGTCAAGGACCTGCTGCCGCTCCTCGAGAAGGTCATGCAGTCCGGCAAGCCGCTGCTGATCATCGCCGAGGACGTCGAGGGCGAGGCCCTGTCGACCCTGGTCGTCAACAAGATCCGTGGCACCTTCAAGTCCGTCGCCGTCAAGGCTCCGGGCTTCGGTGACCGCCGCAAGGCCATGCTCGGCGACATCGCCATCCTCACGGGCGGCGAGGTCATCTCCGAGGAGGTCGGCCTCAAGCTGGAGAACGCGGGTCTGGACCTGCTGGGCCGTGCCCGCAAGGTCGTCATCACCAAGGACGAGACCACGATCGTGGACGGCTCCGGCTCCGCCGACCAGGTCCAGGGCCGGGTCAACCAGATCCGTGCCGAGATCGAGAACTCCGACTCGGACTACGACCGCGAGAAGCTCCAGGAGCGCCTGGCGAAGCTGGCCGGCGGCGTGGCCGTCATCAAGGCCGGTGCCGCCACCGAGGTCGAGCTCAAGGAGCGCAAGCACCGCATCGAGGACGCCGTTCGCAACGCGAAGGCGGCCGTCGAGGAGGGCATCGTCGCCGGTGGTGGCGTGGCCCTCATCCAGGCCTCCTCGGTCTTCGAGAAGCTCGAGCTCTCGGGTGACGAGGCGACCGGCGCCAACGCCGTGCGGCTCGCCCTGGAGGCCCCGCTCAAGCAGATCGCCGTCAACGGTGGTCTCGAGGGTGGCGTCATCGTCGAGAAGGTGCGCAACCTGCCCGTCGGCCACGGCCTGAACGCCGCGACCGGTGAGTACGTCGACATGATCGCCGAGGGCATCATCGACCCGGCGAAGGTGACGCGCTCTGCCCTGCAGAACGCCGCTTCCATCGCCGCGCTGTTCCTGACCACCGAGGCCGTCATCGCCGACAAGCCGGAGAAGGCCTCCGCGGCCGCTCCGGGCGGCATGCCGGGCGGTGACATGGACTTCTGA